The Bdellovibrionales bacterium genome includes a window with the following:
- the holA gene encoding DNA polymerase III subunit delta, giving the protein MEFNLQDFQKRISTHPQPVYLLFGEEEFLVDQAITLFHQVVDEGTRDFNYDVFYAKESPPSTILDVAETLPMMAPRRVVVIKDVEKWNEPEWSLFDKYFEDPSESTVLVLVAKAVDKRKKTIKRLIESAEAIEFKKLYDNQVPQWIQYMVQRAGLSIERDAVALLQQFVGNNLLDIQSEVQKLAQFLGDRKQILVKDVIDVVSKIKVQSVFDLSRAIGESDKAKALLCLSQLLAHGQNEVAILALISRHVRILRLVKKAKQEGQKGPQIASRAGVSPYFLAEYEAQSRNWTDKKIEKTVKALLDTDRALKSSPLSSHIWLENFIIQTCN; this is encoded by the coding sequence ATGGAATTTAATCTTCAGGATTTCCAAAAGCGAATCTCCACACACCCTCAACCGGTTTATTTATTGTTTGGTGAAGAAGAGTTCCTGGTGGATCAAGCCATCACGTTGTTTCACCAAGTGGTGGACGAGGGCACTCGTGATTTTAATTATGATGTTTTTTACGCAAAGGAGTCTCCACCTTCCACAATATTAGACGTGGCAGAGACACTCCCGATGATGGCCCCTCGTCGAGTGGTCGTGATCAAAGATGTCGAGAAGTGGAACGAACCCGAGTGGTCTTTATTCGACAAGTACTTTGAAGATCCGTCTGAGTCCACAGTTTTGGTCCTGGTGGCAAAAGCAGTGGATAAGCGTAAAAAAACAATCAAACGCTTGATCGAGAGCGCCGAGGCCATCGAGTTTAAAAAACTCTACGATAACCAGGTCCCGCAATGGATTCAGTATATGGTTCAGCGTGCAGGCCTCTCCATCGAGCGTGATGCCGTGGCTCTTCTCCAGCAGTTCGTGGGTAATAATTTGCTCGATATTCAGAGCGAGGTTCAGAAGCTCGCGCAATTTCTAGGGGACCGAAAACAAATTTTGGTGAAAGATGTCATCGATGTCGTTTCGAAAATTAAAGTGCAGTCAGTTTTTGATCTCTCACGCGCCATCGGTGAAAGCGACAAGGCCAAAGCCCTCTTGTGTCTGTCTCAGTTGCTCGCTCATGGACAAAACGAAGTGGCGATTCTCGCTCTGATTTCAAGACATGTGAGGATTTTACGTTTGGTCAAGAAGGCGAAGCAGGAAGGGCAGAAGGGGCCTCAAATCGCCAGCCGTGCGGGAGTCTCGCCTTATTTCTTGGCCGAGTACGAAGCTCAATCCCGAAACTGGACCGATAAAAAAATCGAAAAAACAGTAAAGGCCCTTCTCGACACCGATCGAGCTCTCAAATCTTCGCCACTGTCCTCGCACATCTGGCTCGAAAACTTTATCATTCAAACTTGTAATTAA